The sequence below is a genomic window from Iodobacter fluviatilis.
CCCCCTCAAATTTCCAACGCCCACTGCAGATAGGGACCAAACTGTCTCACGACGTTTTGAACCCAGCTCACGTACCACTTTAAATGGCGAACAGCCATACCCTTGGGACCGGCTACAGCCCCAGGATGTGATGAGCCGACATCGAGGTGCCAAACTCCGCCGTCGATGTGAACTCTTGGGCGGAATCAGCCTGTTATCCCCGAGTACCTTTTATCCGTTGAGCGATGGCCCTTCCATTCAGAACCACCGGATCACTATGTCCTGCTTTCGCACCTGCTCGACTTGTCTGTCTCGCAGTTAAGCCGCCTTATGCCATTACACTATCAGTACGATGTCCGACCGTACCTAGGCGACCTTCGAGCTCCTCCGTTACAATTGGGAGGAGACCGCCCCAGTCAAACTGCCTACCATGCACGGTCCCCGATCCGGATAACGGACCAAGGTTAGAACCTCAAAGGGGTCAGGTGGTATTTCAAGGACGACTCCACACAGACTAGCGTCCATGCTTCAATGTCTCCCACCTATCCTACACAAACCACTTCAAAGTCCAATGCCAAAGCTACAGTAAAGGTTCACGGGTCTTTCCGTCTAGCAGCGGGGAGATTGCATCTTCACAAACATTTCAACTTCGCTGAGTCTCAGGAGGAGACAGTAGGGCCATCGTTACGCCATTCGTGCGGGTCGGAACTTACCCGACAAGGAATTTCGCTACCTTAGGACCGTTATAGTTACGGCCGCCGTTTACTGGGACTTCAGTCAAGAGCTTGCACCCCATCATTTAATCTTCCAGCACCGGGCAGGCGTCACACCCTATACGTCGTTTTCGACTTTGCAGAGTGCTGTGTTTTTGATAAACAGTCGCAGCCCCCATTTCTCTGCGACCATGTCAGCTCCAGCCGCAAGGGCCTTCACCTAATATGGGCTCACCTTCTCCCGAAGTTACGGTGATAATTTGCCGAGTTCCTTCTCCTGAGTTCTCTCAAGCACCTTAGAATTCTCTTCCTACCCACCTGTGTCGGTTTGCGGTACGGTCAATATAAAGCTGAAGCTTAGAGGCTTTTCTTGGAAGCATAGGATCAATCACTTCAGTCCGAAGACTTCGTCGTCACGTCTCAGCGTTAAAGCAGCCCGGATTTGCCTAAGCCACACGCCTACTCGCTTAAACCCACTATTCCAACAGTGGGCTGACCTACCTTTCTCCGTCCCCCCATCGCACTTTATATCGGTACGGGAATATTAACCCGTTGTCCATCGACTACGCATTTCTGCCTCGCCTTAGGGGCCGACTCACCCTGCGCCGATGAACGTTGCGCAGGAAACCTTGGGTTTTCGGTGTGCGGGCTTTTCACCCGCATTATCGCTACTCATGTCAGCATTCGCACTTCCGATACCTCCAGCATCCTTCTCAAGACACCTTCGCAGGCCTACGGAACGCTCCTCTACCATATGCACATCGTGCATATTCGCGTCTTCGGTTATCAGTTTGAGCCCCGTTACATCTTCCGCGCAGGACGACTCGACCAGTGAGCTATTACGCTTTCTTTAAATGATGGCTGCTTCTAAGCCAACATCCTGGCTGTCTATGCCTTCCCACCTCGTTTTCCACTTAACTGATTATTTGGGACCTTAGACGGCGATCTGGGTTGTTTCCCTCTTGACCATGGACGTTAGCACCCACAGTCTGTCTCCCATGCTCGCACTTGACGGTATTCAGAGTTTGCCATGGTTTGGTAAGTCGCGATGACCCCCTAGCCATAACAGTGCTTTACCCCCGTCAGTGATACATGAGGCACTACCTAAATAGTTTTCGAGGAGAACCAGCTATTTCCAAGTTTGTTTAGCCTTTCACCCCTATCCACAGCTCATCCCCTAATTTTGCAACATTAGTGGGTTCGGACCTCCAGTGCGTGTTACCGCACCTTCATCCTGGCCATGGATAGATCACTTGGTTTCGGGTCTACGCCCAGCAACTATGCGCCCTATTCGGACTCGGTTTCCCTACGCCTCCCCTACTCGGTTAAGCTTGCTACTGAACGTAAGTCGCTGACCCATTATACAAAAGGTACGCAGTCACCCCATTTTGCAAGGGCTCCCACTGTTTGTATGCATCCGGTTTCAGGTTCTATTTCACTCCCCTCCCGGGGTTCTTTTCGCCTTTCCCTCACGGTACTGGTTCACTATCGGTCGATGATGAGTATTTAGCCTTGGAGGATGGTCCCCCCATCTTCAAACAGGATTTCTCGTGTCCCGCCCTACTTGTCGCATGCTTAGTACCAACCAATCTTTTTCGTGTACGGGGCTATCACCCACTGTCGCCAGACTTTCCAGACTGTTCCACTAAAGTTTGATTTATCACATGCAGGCTCTTCCCATTTCGCTCGCCACTACTTTGGGAATCTCGGTTGATTTCTTTTCCTTCGGCTACTTAGATGTTTCAGTTCGCCGAGTTCGCTTCTCATGACCTATGTATTCAGTCATGGATGACCCAAAAGGGCCGGGTTTCCCCATTCGGATATCACGGGATCAATGCTTATTTGCCAGCTCCCCCGTGCTTTTCGCAGGCTAACGCGTCCTTCTTCGCCTATCATCGCCAAGGCATCCACCAGATGCACTTAGTCGCTTGATCCTATAACCTCAAACACGTATCAACAAAGTTAATACAATTCGAAGTATCTGATTTCGCTTTGTTTGCGACATCGATTATTCAGTTCTGACTTCGAACAATCGATTTTGATACAATCTACCCTTATTTATTTCTAAATTTGAGTATTACTTCTTCTATTTTTTTAAAGATCAAGTTACTGTCTTGCTGATTTTAGAAACCAGAATAAATGTGACTTTATTAAATCACATCAATTCTGAATCCTAATCAACAATCCCTAAACCTACAGTCGATGAGTGTGAGTACTCAATCCAAAAGTCTTCTCTTGAAAGGAGGTGATCCAGCCGCAGGTTCCCCTACGGCTACCTTGTTACGACTTCACCCCAGTCATGAATCCCACCGTGGTAAGCGGCCTCCTTACGGTTAGCCTACCTACTTCTGGTGAAACCCATTCCCATGGTGTGACGGGCGGTGTGTACAAGGCCCGGGAACGTATTCACCGCGACATGCTGATCCGCGATTACTAGCGATTCCGACTTCATGGAGTCGAGTTGCAGACTCCAATCCGGACTACGATCGGTTTTATGAGATTAGCTCCACCTCGCGGCTTGGCAACCCTCTGTACCGACCATTGTATGACGTGTGAAGCCCTAGCCATAAGGGCCATGAGGACTTGACGTCATCCCCACCTTCCTCCGGTTTGTCACCGGCAGTCTCCTTAAAGTGCCCAACTAAATGGTAGCAACTAAGGACAAGGGTTGCGCTCGTTGCGGGACTTAACCCAACATCTCACGACACGAGCTGACGACAGCCATGCAGCACCTGTGTATTGGTTCCTTGCGGCACTCCCCAATCTCTCAGGGATTCCAACCATGTCAAGGCTAGGTAAGGTTTTTCGCGTTGCATCGAATTAATCCACATCATCCACCGCTTGTGCGGGCCCCCGTCAATTCCTTTGAGTTTTAGCCTTGCGGCCGTACTCCCCAGGCGGTCTACTTCACGCGTTAGCTGCGTTACTAAGGAACGAATTCCCCAACAACTAGTAGACATCGTTTAGGGCGTGGACTACCAGGGTATCTAATCCTGTTTGCTCCCCACGCTTTCGTGCATGAGTGTCAGTATTAGCCCAGGGGGTTGCCTTCGCCATCGGTGTTCCTCCGCATCTCTACGCATTTCACTGCTACACGCGGAATTCCACCCCCCTCTGCCATACTCTAGTTGACCAGTTTGCAATGCAATTCCCAGGTTGAGCCCGGGGCTTTCACATCACACTTAATCAACCACCTGCGCACCCTTTACGCCCAGTAATTCCGATTAACGCTTGGACCCTACGTATTACCGCGGCTGCTGGCACGTAGTTAGCCGGTCCTTATTCTTCCGGTACTGTCATCCCCAATGGATATTAGCCACTAGGATTTCCTCCCGAACAAAAGCGCTTTACAACCCGAAGGCCTTCTTCACGCACGCGGCATTGCTGGATCAGGCTTGCGCCCATTGTCCAAGATTCCCCACTGCTGCCTCCCGTAGGAGTCTGGACCGTGTCTCAGTTCCAGTGTGGCGGATCGTCCTCTAAGACCCGCTACAGATCGTGGCCTTGGTGAGCCTTTACCTCACCAACTAGCTAATCTGATATCGGCCGCTCTAATAACGAGAGGTCTTGCGATCCCCCTCTTTCCCCCTCAGGGCGTATGCGGTATTAGCTATCCTTTCGGATAGTTATCCCCCATTACTAGGTACGTTCCGATATATTACTCACCCGTTCGCCACTCGTCAGCGGTGCAAGCACCCTGTTACCGTTCGACTTGCATGTGTAAAGCATGCCGCCAGCGTTCAATCTGAGCCAGGATCAAACTCTTTAGTTTAATCACTAAGCTAGTACTTACTGGCTTACTTTATTCAGAGCAACCATCGCTGGTCACTCCTTACTCATGTAAGCACTTGTTTCGCTTCCGAATCAAGCACTCACACTCATCGACTGTATTTTTTTAAAGATCGTTCTCGCTATCTGCATCACTGTGTTTCCGTGTGTGCTGCAGCGAGAGGCCGAACTATACCGGCGGGACCCTATTCGGTCAACACCCTGAGCAAAATAAAACGAAGCAAGTCGCTAAGTTGTTGATTTAAATAAAATCCATTTTGTTTCTTTTTTGCAGCCACAGCGTAAAGCCACAGAGCAGTGCCGCTCCAATATTCAAACCCTCTCAGAAAACCTGCTGATTTCGATCATTTATTGAGTTAACCAGCAAAATTCAAGCTCATAAATCTGCATATATATAGTTATGGCACTGCTTTGGGCTTTTCCAGTGATGCATTCAGCTGATCAACGCTGATTTCATTCTTGCCACCATTGGGCATACCAAACATGGCGGCCATTTCTGTGGCTTGATCCTGAGTCAGCACTAATAGCTCGATTCGTCGATTTGATGCGGCCAATGGGTTTTGAACGTCGTATGGCGCGCGATCGGCCATGCCGACGACTTGCAAGATATTTTCTACGGGCATGCCGCCTTCTAAGAGGCCGACTCTAGCTGCCATCGCCCGGTTGCTGGATAAGCTCCAATTAGAGAACGCTGCGTAATTGGCATTCTTATATTGCATTGAATCTGTATGCCCAATCACGAGGAGTTGGTGATCAATGCGGGAAAAAATGGCGCCCATTTTGAGCAGTAATCGCCTAAAGCGCTCGCCAGGCACTTGGCTGCCGCGCTCAAACATGCCCTGCTTATCAGTATCGTGCAGCATGATGCGCAGACCATATGGGGTGATAATGGTTTGAATGTTTTCTGAAAGCCCAGCTTCTTTAAATAGCTGAACAAACGTTTGCGCCAGCTCCTGCATATCTCGCGGGGTGTCGTAATGCTTTTTAGGCGAGGCATTATCAGAGTATTGCAAAGAGGCTTGCGCACCACCGCCCTGCCCCTGTGCCGATTGAATGGCACCCGATTGATTAGTGCCAATGATTGGCTCACGCGGAATCAGACTCCCCTTGGGATTGCCCTGATGATCAATCAACTCACGATTACCATTGCTGGCTAAAGAGCGCCCTGCGCCGTTACGCAATACGCGCTCCAGACTTTCCTTATCCCTTGCGGATAAAACCCATAACACCAGAAACAAACACATCAGCGCCAGAACGAAGTCAGCAAAAGCGACTTTCCACGCCCCGCCATGCGCTTCAGCACTTTGCTTGCGTGATACCTTACGAATAATTGTTTCTTCGTGCTTATTGTTTTTATTACTCAATTAAGCCGTTCCCTCTAACGTGTTGATCCACGTTTCAA
It includes:
- a CDS encoding flagellar motor protein MotB; its protein translation is MSNKNNKHEETIIRKVSRKQSAEAHGGAWKVAFADFVLALMCLFLVLWVLSARDKESLERVLRNGAGRSLASNGNRELIDHQGNPKGSLIPREPIIGTNQSGAIQSAQGQGGGAQASLQYSDNASPKKHYDTPRDMQELAQTFVQLFKEAGLSENIQTIITPYGLRIMLHDTDKQGMFERGSQVPGERFRRLLLKMGAIFSRIDHQLLVIGHTDSMQYKNANYAAFSNWSLSSNRAMAARVGLLEGGMPVENILQVVGMADRAPYDVQNPLAASNRRIELLVLTQDQATEMAAMFGMPNGGKNEISVDQLNASLEKPKAVP